In Mycteria americana isolate JAX WOST 10 ecotype Jacksonville Zoo and Gardens chromosome Z unlocalized genomic scaffold, USCA_MyAme_1.0 Scaffold_30, whole genome shotgun sequence, the genomic stretch ACTGGGCTTGCAGTTGCTATATTGTGTGAGGTTATGTGGTACTGTTATACTATACATCCCTGAAAAGTTACTCGAAGAGACAAATGAAGAAGTAACTACTTCAAACAGGTTAAAAAGTTCATAAACTGAATATATTTGCCAGCTAGGAAAAGGATGTCAGGGAGCGTTCAGCTCTGTGGCATGGGGACAGCACTAGTTACTAAGTTCACAGAACTGGAAATTAACATCAGTGAGGGCAGGACACCTTTAGCTGATATGATTTAGACTAAAGGAGGCTTGCAGTGTGTTTAACAAATTTTAATTTCGTACTGTAGCCAGAATGATgggaaaggacagaaatgaaaatcagttttctctTACCTTTGCTATCCTTTTTCAAAATTAgtttcctttgctcttttctaTCTTCTTTATGAATCATGCCCGCCTCACTCTTCACAGACTTTTTAACACAGCTAGGATCATTGCTGACATTTCCCCTGTCCTCCAGTCGGGGTTTTTTTGACAGTGTTGCTGGTGGTAATTTCTTCTTAGCTCCAGTAGCTAAATGCCCACTCTTTGCTGTGTCTTGTTTACATTTGATGGGCGCAGGCTCAGCAACAGTTGTTGATGTCTGGTAGGATTTTGACCCTTCTTGATTTCTTAGCCTTTCCGCACTGACTGGGAATGGATCATATGTGGTCAATGCTAAGGAGGATGGCCGAGCCCTGCTGTAGGGTGGTTGCTCTTGAAAATACTGGTTGCTCCTGAAATCAGCTGGTGGCAAATTAACTAAACCACTTACTACGCTCTCTGATGTCATGACTTCTTCATCTTTATCATACTCAGTAGACTTTATTGAATTATCAACCTCAGTCAGCTTGCTGGAAGAGATCAAGTCAGGACTGGACTGCCTAATGCTAATATTCACAATCTGTCTCTGAGCCTTGAAGCCAATTAAAGTGTGCAAAGGAGACTTCATTTCAGCTTCATCTGGGTTATATTCAATAGCTCTTTGAAACTCCTGTTTATTTTCACACAAGACTGCTTCCTCCTTGTTTTCTTCAGGTACCCTATGGAACTGCTCCTGCAATCCTTTGCAGAAAGTTTTCAGCACACTCCAATTTTCATCTACTTTGAGTGCCGTTTGGGTGGATTCAGTTTTTACTTGACTTTCAGGACACCCCATTGCTGATATAGTGGTAAGAACGCGCTCAGACTGGCTTACAGGCGTGAAGAATGGCACTGGTTCCtttacagtcagttgttgggtaTCTAACTGATGACTGGTATCTCTGTAATCCTCATTTGCTATGCTGTGGTATTCATTTTGAGCCTTTCTAGGCAGTGGGGTACTAACTGCTGTTACACTTCCAGGTGCATATGTGTGATTTTTTGAAGAATCTGGTTTTGACTCTTCATCAGACTTGAAGgtgctgtcagaaaaaaatacatgttgttCTGATGTATTATGAGGGGAAACTGTAGTCTGACTCTCTGAAACATGACTAACTCCTGAGTCACAGGAAGTTTCAGCCCTTTGTTCATCACCTATGCAAAtctctctctgttcttttttaCATGGTTTATATCTGGGCACTTCTACacaaaaatctcttaaaaatggATCCTCAGAAGAGGAAGTGAATGCCACttcttgtttttctatttctgtcagtTGGTCTATGTTTCGGGGTAGATTCTTACGTGTTGTGGTTTCAGGAGTCTTAATTAAAGTAGGCAATTGCATTAGGTAACCGGATTTCTGTGCATTAGAAACAACTTGAAAATCTCGACAGtcattcttttttgaaagatgaTAACTGTCAGAATTATTCTCATTTTGTGCACTGAAGTCTGAGTGACTTCCTTTTCCTTGTAAATTCTCTTCATAACTTTTGCGTATGGTGTTAACAGCAGAGTGTTCTTCATGTGTAAACTGACTGGTATTTTCACTGGGGAAAACGTCTTTCTCTTCAGGGAAATAAGCCAGTTCTTTTCTTGCTGGATAACAGGCTCTAAAATTACACCCTCTACCAGTTACAGAAGTTACAGACCCATTTATCAAGGATATGTTGTGCTCAGTATGAAGTAATTGTCCACTTGTCCCCTGCGACTTATCTGACATGTAAGCTGGGTTTTCTTTGTCATACGCTAAATTACTGCTCTGAgcatttttcagtctttgaggaGAATCTGCATCAGATGTTTGGGAAGCATTATTAATGGGAAGCTTTCCTTCCCAAGCAACAGTCATTTGAATGGATCCATTACTGTCAGTTAACATTTGATTTGGCTTCTGCTCCAAGCACTCCCCTGTATTTAAGATGATACTATTTGCTGAAACACAAATGGATGGTGTTTCCGTTTTATTTCCAGTGCTAGAATCTAGACATATACCATCTGTTTCTACCACTTGTGCAAGACAAATGTTTCCTATGGATGCACTGTTACATGCTTCATCTGTTTTAAGGAGGATATTAGAAACATTGCagtcttctttctctgttctttgtcTACTAGCTGGCTGTGTAATAGGTTCCTGCTCTTCTATCAAATTTATTGGCAAAGGATGATCAGAACAGGTCTCCTGTACGAAGTTCAGTGCTGTGACTTTGATATCTGTTGGCCTAATTTCTAAACTTGTGATCTCCTGGTTTTCAAATGGGATATGATAGTCTGAGTCATCTTCATGAAGAAGTTTCCACAGCTTGTCATGCACTGCAGATATATCAGCATCTCCTTTGCATTCAGGTTCTCCAGATTCCAGGACTGACTTGGGATTAGCTTCAAACAGAGATTCATCACATGAGAGACTGCAGAGACTATCTGTGTTGTTGCTATCGTGTAAGTCAAAACTATACCTTTGCTCTCCCTTCCTTGGCTCATCACATAGCTTTGCAGAAGAGAGAACAGCACATAAACATTCCTGTTTATCAGGCACAGAGTCTGTATCCCGTAAAGGAAAAGGTGAAATATCATTCTTTGATTTGTTGCCATTACTAACAATATTAATTCCTTGTTCACAAAAGACTTGTTGGTGACAACTTTCTCTCTTATCACAAGGAGTGTGGTGTTGAGAATAGGTCTGTAAATTTGCATGTTTTGCTTGTAATGTCTTTTCAGTACGAAGCATTTCTGAAGCTGGATGGATGGTTCTTGCACTCTCACAAGTCATAAAGATGCATTCCTTTTCTATTTCAGGCTCCATACATAGTCTCTCACAATTCTGGGTAAAGATTTTAGGATTAGCACCTTGAttctacaaagaagaaaaaaagagaaatgtaattaaaaattagaatTGCTGCTTGACACAGGCCTGAACTAGAGTCCTGGCTTGAAAtgtacctaattttttttttttaatatttgtcaaTAGTCAAGTTTCTGACTTGTAGCTATCAACCCAACGGATTGAAATCAAACTCCTGGGTCTTAACAGCCTTGAATCCTGGTAAGTTTCAGATCTGGATCCAAATGCTGAGAAATATAAAACTGAATCAAGATGAAGATCAATGACTGATATAGTCCAGCTAGCTAAAATTagataaaatgagataaaataaaatacaataaaataataaaccaaaacAGTCATGTCTATGCCTTTTGCTAACAGTCGGAGTGTCCCACCATGCTTATGTAATTATTACATAATCCAAACTGATGAGTTTCTGGAACTACCCAGACTAGTGTTTTGGGAGCTTGCCTTCCCCTTTGCTTCCATCATGGGCATTGTTATCTTAAGTTTCACAAAGACGCTTTCTTAATATGTATCAGTCTTGAAAAGTTTCAGAGAGTGCACCCCACATGCCTGCCCTGCTAGGTACTAGAGAACAAGACTCCTACCAAGAAATGAACATCTCTGGGTCAGTTTTAAGCCGTCTTCAAAATATGTCTTTGGTCACCTCTGACCCCTTGAGGTGACAAGTCCCGCTTCAAAAGGGAGTGCCAGAGATCATTCCAAATCTTGCCTCTGTCCAAGTGGAAATGAATTGCTCAATATAAGGCATATTCAGCCCTCCTCTAGCAATGAGACATGCATTGCAACCTTAGGGGCACTGCTGGGAAAATTGGGGCAGGAAATAAAAATCCATATTCCTCCTGCATCTCCTTTATTCTCCTATATCAAAATATTCCGAATTGTCACTTTATGTAGAAACAATCCATTCCTCAATTAAACTAGGCCAACTGAACTTACTTGATGCAAGGAGTGCAGACCTTATTAAAGAGAACAACTGGCTGATGTTTGGGCCTGCATGGGATGACAAAAGTGCTGCCATCTGCCTGGCATACAAAATCTGTTAAACTGTTCACCATTCCCCTCAGAACTGAGCTTTCACTCTTAAATTCTTGTCGCAGAGTCCCTGCCAAGCTTTTGTTCTCCAGGATTTTCTCTAGTCCTCTTCAGCTCTAAATCAATTCCATGGAGGTGGTGAGCACATTTCATCCGTAGCAAACCATAGATGGAGAAGCCTACAATTTTTTACTAGACAAAAATGCATTGTTTCCTAAACAAATTATGCTTTATGCTTTTGGTTACCATTCATTTGCCAGAACAACCTGTAAAAGTAGAGAGCAATTTAGCAGTcaacctttgaaaaaaatatctaCTTTCAAATAGCTATTAACAGGCTATAACAACATGGACCTTACGAATTAGTTTGTACATTTGACCACGTATCTTTCTAGTGGTTGTCTGACGCTTTGCACCTACTCCcagcagaaattaagaaatgctaaaaaatatCAGACTGAGTTTAAAAAACATCAATCTTTGtagaaattttacattttttagctTTTATCCAGCCACAAACTCAACTTCGTAactgttttgtgttggtttttttcctcgtGAGTCCCAGTTCCATCCATAGTTATTTGTTAACTTGTGCTGGATGTGCTGGATGACTGAAATGAACAACTGTGATGCATAACGGGTGAGTCCTCTGGGTTACAGCAGAGCTGTAATGGTGTAATGAGTGCTGGCAGACACATAATTCAGAGAAGCGATTCTGGAAAGAAGCAAGTGTTGTTACTTAGTGAAGGATATGTACTGAAGGATTTCCCATGAGTTGCTGTGTGCTCAGGTAGAGGCAGGGGCTGCTCAGACACTAGGTTCTTAGTTTCCGTAAGTTCATGGTAAAAGGATTACCGGCCGTAGTAAatattgctttcctttgctgcaaaAGCCACCCACTTCAGCTGCAATTCCTTTCATCCTCTCTGTTTCTCCATTCAGCTTGAGTAGGATGTGGAGCTGACTACATGCTGTGGACAACGGGGAAGGAAGAGATATAGAAAATTTCTGTCAATGATTTTAACTGCTGTTCCCACCCCAAGCACCATGCAGTTGCCACCACAGTGTCTTCAAAACTCCTTGGCCAGTGCATACTTACCTAGAAACCCTGAGCCTAGGAACCTCAGCTCCACAACTGCAGTCCCCTCTGATTCCCAGTGCCTTGGTTTCCTGCTCAAGCCTGCGCTGCAGGAGAAGATGCCAGTCTCTAGGTCTTTGAGCTTAGACATACACCTTCTCTCAAGTCAAGGGGGATGTGGGCCTGGATGTGTCTCTACAGACAGTTCCAGTTCTCTTCTCTGTCGGTTCGGAGCATTTGGTAGGCTCCTTTGGCAGAAGGAGCCTAGTGTTCCCCCACTGCCTCTGCCACTTCCACTTCCCCACAAACCTCTGGAAAAtagagtttatttttctgttccttacaGCCACAGCAGCCTCAATCACAGCTTTTACTAAAACCTGTGGAATTCTTGCTAAGTATGTTAGACATATGATCAGGCAGTCCCTACCTGCTTTGGTACGAAACTGAAAATAGACAGCTCTCCCATGCTCACTGGAAAGTGGGCTGATTATTTCAAAAACCCTTTTATCCATCTAATCTGTGTGTCTGTCCATCTCAAGCATTTGTGTGTCTATCTCAAGCATTTATAGATGTGCAGCACTGTAGAGTCTAGACACACATTTTGATGgctggaaaataaatacaatgccAAAAGAGGCCTTTTAATGGagtgccttgccttgcatttgaCAAAAGTAGGTCTGAAAGCAGAATGCAATTTGACGCCTCACAGTGgcacatttattaattttttaattgatatttaaCAGGGATATGTGCTCCTAGGGTATGTGGTAATCAGGTCcatgttatttttgtttgaaagtaCTTATATCCAAATCCCTTAAACACGTTTCAGGAAACCTTGCTGGCTTTAACTTTGGTATTTGCTTAGATTAGATTTATTTCAGCTAACACAGTCCTACAACTATTCATcttgatttggttttttgttcCCTGTCCTCACAGAAGATTTCTAGGGTTTAATGCCATACATTTTAACAATTGCTTCAATTACTGGACAGTCTGCTCGACTCCAGGGGTGACAAAAGAATGGTAACAAACTAGAGAATTTAATTATGTGAATGCAGCAGAACAAGCAATTTTAATTTGTGCGTGTGTAACAAACTGCCTGGTGCGTGACAATAGAAAGATGAAATCACAGTTCTGTATTTAAACTTATACATGAAATATACAGTCCATGTACCTTCATTATAAGGCCATGGTTACTGTGAATAGAGGAGGGATAAACAGGTCAGTCAGTTACATAATAGCTCTGTGAAAGGAAAATGGGAACAGCCACTTCAAAACCAGAGCGTCCCTTTTAATCTACTGTAAAATCACGATGTAAGGAGGAGCCTTCCTTGGTTATTTTGCTCTGCTAACAAGACCCATTGTGTTCCAAAGCCTGACAGGAACAATTAAATGGAAAGCAAAGAAGGACCATAGGGAGTAAGTGAGCACTTTTGCCACCTCTGAGTTATGGGAGGAAATAGGGGAGAACgtggagaaaagaagaggaaatgtaAAAGGATTCTACTTCTTCATGGCAATCTGATATCAGGAACATTTTCATCTGACAGTCTCTGTGGAGATCTAGAAGACACGGATGACCAAACTGATGACCTACGGACCTGCAAAACATTTTACAGGTGAAGTAAGCTTCTCCCAGGATGCTTCAAGTCACCTCTTGAAACACCTCTTGAATGTTTCAAGTCACCTCTTCAGTCACCAGGAACCGAGGAACAGCACCCAATCTGTGGCCTCAAATGTTATGGTAAAACTGATCTGTCCCTTCAGCCCAAGCTGGGCTGGTTCATTTTCAGATCTGGAGATCTTCTCTTCAACCCACTGTATCATCCAGCTTAGTGGTCAACACGttacatttttcactgtttctctTAATGCTTTTACTGCCATACTACATTTGTAGAGTGCTGAATTACTATGCACGCTATGCATAAGTTTAAACCAGGACTAGAtcaaaaatctaattttctgaaaacaaagctcTGGCTCTGAAGGTCGTTGACTCTCTTGTGGCAATAAAGAGAGATCCATTTATGTTGTCTAGTTGCCTTGCACGCTACCTCTTGCTTTGGTATTTGCACTCAGTATCTCATATTCACTCTTGTTTTCATAAGTTGCAGTGGATTCCATTTTGGTGGGAATGACAGCTTCCCTGAAGTTAAAAGAGATCCTTTCTGGATCTGACTGGCTCTTAAGCTTGGCAACCTGTGTGCTGTTCAGTGATTGGCTTTAAATAACACTGAATTAACAAGTAAGAGCAAATATTTGGGGGGCGTTCTAAGAAATGTTGTATAGATAGGCTCTGCTTCAACATATCTAACTGCATCACCAGGATGCAATCCTACAGGTACTCTGGTTCCAGACTTGTGCCTGGGTTGAAACTGACCCAAGGTCAAAGACAGCAGTTACTGCTTATACAAAAGTAAACTGtggttgtttttcatttttagcttgttttacgatttttaagataaaataattcAGGCTGTGGAAGGTAACAAATTGATACTCTGAGATCCACATTTACGAAACAGGAAAAACAGCACAGGAAGCCTGACTGGGAAGGATTATTGTTGGTGTTCAGAGGGAAGTTTAGGTAATTACCTCCATCAGTCATTGTTCGGGCCATCTAATAAAACCATCTGCAGAGAGGCCAAATGATGTCAGATACTAAGGAGACTGGGGCAGTTCAAGAACCTGAACAAAATACAATTAGTACCATATCTGGGAGGGTTTCTTAAGGAGAGTTTTCGATGTATGAGGCATGGGCATATAGCACCTGAGCAAGCTGtctaatttcatttcattactgatctggaagaagaaaaagtcagcacACTTGTGAGAACAGCAAGTGCTAGCTTCTGGAACTGCATAAAGGAACTCGAAGGTTACACAGTTCCAGGCGGCCTGGGAGTGCTCCCAGTTCCTGGGACCCAGTGTGCCCTGCAGCCACATTCCAGTCCCATTTCAAGACAAGGTCTGGGCTCTTGCTGGTCCCTTTTTCACTCTGGTTTCCATTCAAAGAAGGAAGCCAGAGGAGCCACTGCATCTCAACAGGTGATCCACACATACCTCATATACAGACAAACCCCCAAAATTACGAATCtgagcaggaaataaaacaaaattagatttggaaaaaagcaaagtaaTGCACTTGGGAATACAATATAGACATGCCAAGGGGAAAGATATCAGGGGTAAACTACACTGCTGACCAAGACATATagataacaaagggaaaaaattaaatatggcAGGTAATAATAAGGTCAATGGAGGTTGCGGTACGATACAGGAGCAGGGCTACAATTTCCTCTCTTgatgtcttgatttttttaaaggcacctCAGAGCACCACAAGAATCTTCACAGTACAATCTGAGTTAGCTGCTGTTCTCTGCTCCCTTTGCCATACATGAGAAATGGACCATCTTCACCCAATGTGACCAAGTTTGTTTCTGGACTGAGTGACAAATTGTCACATTCACATGCAAATAAACTCAGGAGGCGTCAGTTAAGACTATTCTGGTTCTCTTTCCCCTACAAAATGTAGGGATAATTTATACATCAATCTCTCACCTGATCAGCTGAACCATTTCTGGTAATGAAAGCAAGAAGTTAATCTCTGAAATGAGATGATTAATTTTACCTCATGGTTTCTCACTGTTGTTTAAGAGGAAATAGTTTAGCAAGGTAATTCTCCACTGTAAATAAAGTCTCCATGTTACATTTATATCCCTCTGTTTGTACCAATGGACTGTAACAAACCATCCCTAGAAGACAGACAATAAGTATATCACTGCCTCTGGATCAGAGCTCCCTCAAATCCACCATGTTTGCAACTGCTTTTGGTTTACACTGTTCTCCAGCAGTAGCTTAATGTCCCTTTCTATTTCCCTGTTTCATGCAATGCCattcaaatttctctttcctaaaaTAACACTCTGCTTTAAATGGCACACCTGCCTTGGATTAGCTAAAATAACTCAACACCTGTAGTTACTTCAACTGCTTTAGATAGGTGAAACAAAAGACATGAGCTGTATTTTATCCTGCAGATGCTTACTGACAGGCACGTCCTGCTAGCATCCTGCTATTCCtgctgaagaggcagaaaaagaggaaGTTAAATAACGACTATAGTATTTCAAAGGACAGAAAGCGAGTTCTCTGCCTTTGACAACAACACAGAGCAACAGGCTGACCACGCACAGCTGTCATGGGTCCATGCTCTGAAGCTGTGAGGATTTTCCAGCGGATGGGGGTTTTTGTGGGTCTCCCAGGAAAGACTGGAGCCAACTATAACATGGGTGACAAAATGGGATGTTACCTGCCAGCCCTAGGGTGGATCCTACTGAACAAGCAGGGGTGGTATCACAGCCTGCCCGAGCTCTAGCTACTCAGGCTAGGACTCCTCTGTTTGCTCTGACGCAGAGCTCCTGCCCCTTAGCGCACTGCTCAGGCTCGGACCATTCCCTGGGAACATTCAGCTCTTATCTCAGCCAGACTCAGAGCAAAAGTCTGAGACAAGACCACCTCTTCAAGCAAATGTACCAACCACTCTAGCCTATTAGAAAGGATGAGGTGTAGCCTCTCAAACTCTCCTTTTGGATCTGTGGCACATAGCATGAATATAATATTCAGAAACAAAGCATGCTAACCACTTGTTGGAGAGTTATTATGCACCCAAGGACTACTGAAGTATTTTATACAGAATGCAAAACTTTCCAATGAAGTGAAAAACTTTGAGAAATGAGAGACCTAATTTCTGCTAAGATTCAGAATTGGAGGAGATTTGGATCCCAGCTTCCTCTGTTTGGAGGAAGCTGGAAACAGATTTAGGCAAACTGCACTTTCAGAATTCCAGCAAAAGAACTGTGAGTGGTAGCAAGTTGCACCAAGAGGGAGCAAGAATACATGTCTCATAAAAAATTATAACTGACTAGGTTTTGAGCTCAGATAAccaaaaagtcttcattttttccagcaaCTATTCACTCAAATGAGACAAGAGGCAGAgatgtactttaaaaacatttgaatgaaaaatgaaacaactaTAAGCTGATTGAAAATGATGTGTTGGGCATGCACGGTAATTCTTACCCAGTACTGTTTTGGAACAGAAGTCCTCACCCGTTTTGTATTCAAAGCCAGCCATTAAACCAGTTCCCATCCAACAGCTGTTTATCGGTCTACGTGAAACCATTTGCTGGGTTTCAGTCTAACTCCTCATGGGCAGAGTTAACCCATCATAACTCTTCTGACACCCTTGCAAACAGTTTCCCTTTGCTCTTCCTTTGTTGTGTAACCCaacttcttcctcccctcttacCTTTCCACCCTTTCCCGCACCTTTCTGCACGTTGCTCCCAGCACACACCCTCTCCTTCACGACAGTGTTGGAGTGCAGCGCACATGACTAGCACCTGCATTTCTGTACTAACTGCAGAGCAGGGACCTCTAAGCTTAAGAGTGCCCCAGCAATGAAACACTCTAAATGACAGTTCTCCATTACACATGGCAGCTTCTAGGACATTACACACAACAGCAGATAGCTACCATCTTAACATATGGAACAGGGCCAGTAGCCGAACAGATGAACAGCTTCATTGGCCTGTGCAGTCCTGGCAATTTTGGCCACCCTGGAATCTAACAGAGCAGAGCTATGACATGCTAGACAAAATACTTTTTGTGCACAAACAGATTACCCGATTACTTGGAAGTTCTGTGTCAGTTCTGCTTCTCTCCCTTTTgtacaataaaatttaaaattatctagAAGTGACGTAAATTTATGTCAGAAAGATGAAACCAAGTATCTCTCAAATTTTATGAGAACAGGCTGTTCTGACATGAGTGGAAATGAAATAATGGCAGGATGAACAGTAGATctaatcagcagaaaaaaaaatgctctaaaaatatACAAACACCACATGGCATTCTTCCTGGGGTATCAGCGTAAATGTTAAGTATTTTGCTCATGCCCTGGACCTGCCAGTTCCAGCAGGACTTCACCAACATCACTGGCATTCCATAGACAGGCTATAGACATGGGCTCTGTAATTCAGGAGTGACACCAGTACCTTGTGCTGAGGGTGCTGGCTGAACACTGAACAGAGACTGGCTCTTGAATGACAGACACACTGCAAACTTGAAGCCTCCTGGCTCTCTGTACAGTGTGCAGTATCATAAAGCTGGCACAGTTGGCTTGTAGGACCTATTATTAATTAAGCTGCTTTGAAGCATTAGATAAATAAAGAATTTCACCTGGGGCTAGACCGTGAGGTCATGAGAGGAGTCAGGAGCCTCCCACCTTGACCATCTAATGGAAGAAGTCACCCAGAACAGCAGTTGCTGCACAAGACAGACTGCAAAGGTTGTTCCAGTTAGAGGCAACTTGGCACGAAGGGGAAGTGTAAATCCTTGAGTAATTAGTGCTGTCGTTCTCTGGCTCCTATATACCTCTCAGGAGACCTGATTCACCACATGGAGAGGGAAAATACAATGCTCTTCAAAAGCAGTCAGCTGTGGTTTTTGCTACGAGTCCCTCACCTTGCTCCTGGCAGTGCTGTCTCAAATGCTGGGCTCCATCCAATACCACAGTGCACTAAACTTGTGTGCAGCAATAGGAGGTTGattctttcttgcctttcttagGTTACACAAGCAGATTGCTGAGGAGTTTCTGGCTTACTATATGGGAGCTGTGAGAAGCTGTCCACATTTTCCTTGTGCTATAAAGAGTAGTTTCCAGATGGGATGCTTTAGTTTGGCTCATTTTCAAGACCACATAATTTTGAACCTACACCTAAATTTCCTCTTCATTCATGCATGTTTAAAACCAGGGGTTTGGTTTGTGCTCATCTCTAGCCCTTTTGTGTACACTGATACTTCTTTCCTACTTAATTTTTATCTAATGTAAAGTTTTGGCCATGGAcacacagacagaagaaatacatACTGACTGCAGGTAGCAAGAGTCTAACCAGCCAGTCTGAAACTTGGCCATGGCACTCACAGTAACATAACAGCTGCTCTTTGCTAAGAGGGTTCTGGGATTT encodes the following:
- the ALPK2 gene encoding alpha-protein kinase 2 — its product is MLDSNSSKVSALLLEKLRKAEVLSPFEKSHRHLPNVEDNMDVKNVFKSQENISCLRDFSENGDDLIHFNSMVSVTAGKAEKYCSRQVHSRPSNVITYHTDNCCLNTEDSVSGWSLAGVQACEKTGLGRPLNMNTLFSQQADTPIVNPNYFVKDDSENSATILEIYAEKIPSVSDDFSDDDLEYSECSDVLTVHENEIWKKKLQFLLESDDEDDLKLSKDCDGCAYFLGEMPCLFQVSDNTTPMDTTIGFCGHHSKFKGVNVRRDPSMYSQSPLQTEMTLTVGHHRDTSTSLKDKEKYKVPVASADSENNHPGTEEENNGSGHSAADFSTDKSKNKDNVCAKADSSTSGTGASLTNQASETLTENITDKDLLGESSLLLEEGGRNFPEENARHAVCTLTESLRRNLLKLLNPKELCRYVSNIGQSFQTAAEVRESSALFPSQEGVISTQVPEEAEGLQMQAGLCHTEEADQDCHWERKRTWGLSEQNQMPNENISPRNQGANPKIFTQNCERLCMEPEIEKECIFMTCESARTIHPASEMLRTEKTLQAKHANLQTYSQHHTPCDKRESCHQQVFCEQGINIVSNGNKSKNDISPFPLRDTDSVPDKQECLCAVLSSAKLCDEPRKGEQRYSFDLHDSNNTDSLCSLSCDESLFEANPKSVLESGEPECKGDADISAVHDKLWKLLHEDDSDYHIPFENQEITSLEIRPTDIKVTALNFVQETCSDHPLPINLIEEQEPITQPASRQRTEKEDCNVSNILLKTDEACNSASIGNICLAQVVETDGICLDSSTGNKTETPSICVSANSIILNTGECLEQKPNQMLTDSNGSIQMTVAWEGKLPINNASQTSDADSPQRLKNAQSSNLAYDKENPAYMSDKSQGTSGQLLHTEHNISLINGSVTSVTGRGCNFRACYPARKELAYFPEEKDVFPSENTSQFTHEEHSAVNTIRKSYEENLQGKGSHSDFSAQNENNSDSYHLSKKNDCRDFQVVSNAQKSGYLMQLPTLIKTPETTTRKNLPRNIDQLTEIEKQEVAFTSSSEDPFLRDFCVEVPRYKPCKKEQREICIGDEQRAETSCDSGVSHVSESQTTVSPHNTSEQHVFFSDSTFKSDEESKPDSSKNHTYAPGSVTAVSTPLPRKAQNEYHSIANEDYRDTSHQLDTQQLTVKEPVPFFTPVSQSERVLTTISAMGCPESQVKTESTQTALKVDENWSVLKTFCKGLQEQFHRVPEENKEEAVLCENKQEFQRAIEYNPDEAEMKSPLHTLIGFKAQRQIVNISIRQSSPDLISSSKLTEVDNSIKSTEYDKDEEVMTSESVVSGLVNLPPADFRSNQYFQEQPPYSRARPSSLALTTYDPFPVSAERLRNQEGSKSYQTSTTVAEPAPIKCKQDTAKSGHLATGAKKKLPPATLSKKPRLEDRGNVSNDPSCVKKSVKSEAGMIHKEDRKEQRKLILKKDSKAPKLLKKIQAELFPDYSGNVKLCCQFGDIHGDSTITWTKDSKLLARLQRSAQDDSPVSLAIAKASNKDQGMYYCCLNNTYGKVTAEFNLTSEVLEHLSSFQNCEGVEEIEFMQLMFREDFISDSYFGGNLHGIIATEELHFGEGMHRKAFRSKVMQGLVPVFSPGHPCVLKVHNAITYGTKSKDDLVQKNYKLALQECYVQNTAREYAKIYAAEAEPLEGFGEVPEIIPIFLVHRPANNIPYATVEEELVGEFVKYSVRDGKEVNFLRRDSEAGQKCCTFQHWVYEKTNGSLLVTDLQGVGMKLTDVGIATLAKGYKGFKGNCSISFIEQFRALHQCNKYCEMLGLKSLRTTHQKQRKATSMKIKNLPNSSTIKKTVPKKAREPRDFISSEH